Proteins encoded within one genomic window of Alteribacter populi:
- a CDS encoding nuclease-related domain-containing protein, whose protein sequence is MNNRKPRKTPLDLLVVLSMIRRLPPFHPQFSYLENDHASLHAGFRGEKSVEFYLKNIPRSSNYIYHNLRLMRSDNNAFEIDTLIVFPNYLLILEIKHFSGESVYLKEEPHQLIRTSFEKTKKAYDDPILQVKQQKKHLHRWLKKHSLPSLPIEYLVIMANPHCEITFSPNYIERSRVMRSTYLEYSIRELDSLYKKTLLSQDDLERLDNLLLNEHSDYRKKGIEKYSVPLSDLIKGVHCPKCFSLPMLKMREKWICQKCNFSSKHAIVDSLRDYFLLVGDTITNKELRNFCMIPTSRDASRLLKSLKLPHNGGTKSRSYELKQLLDR, encoded by the coding sequence TTGAATAATAGAAAACCTCGCAAGACTCCTCTTGACCTCTTGGTTGTACTGTCAATGATTCGAAGGCTGCCTCCCTTTCACCCTCAATTTTCTTATTTAGAAAATGATCATGCCAGCTTACATGCAGGGTTCAGAGGTGAAAAATCAGTAGAATTTTATTTAAAGAACATTCCTCGGTCTTCAAACTATATTTACCATAATTTGCGGTTAATGCGCTCAGACAATAATGCCTTTGAGATAGACACACTCATCGTTTTTCCAAACTATTTATTGATTTTGGAAATTAAACATTTCTCAGGTGAATCTGTTTACCTTAAGGAGGAACCTCACCAGCTCATTCGGACCTCATTTGAAAAAACTAAAAAAGCGTATGATGATCCTATTTTGCAGGTTAAACAACAAAAAAAGCACCTACACCGTTGGTTAAAAAAACATTCATTACCTTCTCTCCCAATTGAGTACCTCGTGATTATGGCTAACCCTCACTGTGAGATCACTTTTTCCCCCAATTACATTGAAAGATCCCGTGTAATGAGGAGCACCTATCTTGAATATTCTATACGCGAGCTTGATTCACTTTATAAGAAAACACTCTTGTCACAAGACGATTTAGAACGTCTTGATAATTTGCTTTTGAATGAACATTCAGATTACCGCAAGAAGGGGATTGAGAAATACTCCGTTCCACTTAGTGATCTAATTAAAGGCGTACATTGCCCAAAATGCTTTTCACTCCCCATGCTCAAAATGCGTGAAAAGTGGATTTGTCAAAAGTGTAATTTTAGCTCTAAGCACGCGATTGTAGACTCTCTTCGTGATTATTTCCTTTTGGTGGGTGATACAATTACAAATAAAGAGTTGAGAAATTTTTGTATGATCCCCACCTCGCGTGATGCAAGTAGGTTGCTTAAGAGTCTTAAGCTACCACACAATGGAGGAACAAAATCCAGATCATATGAATTAAAGCAACTGTTAGATCGATGA
- a CDS encoding carbon-nitrogen family hydrolase: protein MKLKAALIQIDIAFGDPEANRNKVEHYFQEACKQETDVVVLPELWTTGYDLTRLDDIADRDAKSSITFISALAKQYQVNVVAGSVAKQADDGVTNTMLVVDRNGALVKEYSKAHLFRLMNEEKYLNEGNTDGLFELDNQKCAGVICYDIRFPEWIRTHMLSDSKLLFVVAEWPKPRIDHWRALLISRAIENQCYVMACNRVGADPNNEFGGHSIIIDPWGKIIAEANDQEECILRGEADLAEVDTIREKMTIYEDRRPELYKT from the coding sequence ATGAAATTGAAAGCCGCACTAATTCAAATAGATATCGCTTTCGGAGATCCAGAGGCAAACCGAAATAAAGTGGAACACTATTTTCAAGAAGCATGTAAACAGGAAACAGATGTGGTTGTCCTCCCTGAGCTGTGGACAACAGGCTATGATTTAACACGGCTCGATGACATCGCTGACCGCGATGCCAAAAGTTCGATTACCTTTATCTCTGCACTAGCTAAACAGTATCAAGTCAATGTCGTAGCCGGATCTGTGGCAAAACAAGCAGATGACGGTGTGACCAACACGATGCTCGTTGTCGACCGCAATGGCGCACTTGTAAAAGAATACAGCAAAGCCCATTTGTTCCGACTTATGAACGAAGAGAAGTACCTAAATGAAGGCAATACAGATGGATTATTTGAACTCGACAATCAAAAGTGCGCCGGCGTAATCTGCTATGACATCCGATTCCCAGAATGGATTCGCACGCACATGTTAAGTGACAGTAAGCTGTTATTTGTAGTCGCAGAATGGCCCAAGCCCCGCATCGACCACTGGCGAGCACTACTCATTAGCCGCGCCATTGAAAATCAATGCTACGTAATGGCCTGCAACCGCGTCGGAGCAGATCCAAACAACGAATTCGGCGGCCACTCCATCATCATCGACCCATGGGGAAAAATCATCGCCGAAGCCAACGATCAAGAAGAATGCATTCTCCGCGGAGAAGCAGATCTCGCCGAAGTCGATACCATCCGCGAGAAAATGACCATCTATGAAGACCGCAGACCCGAATTGTACAAAACATAA
- a CDS encoding pyridoxal phosphate-dependent aminotransferase, with translation MHKFERSESLKRLPEQFFARLAQQVQELKSQGYDLINLGQGNPDLPTPGHIVDELKKSADNPLYHKYSPFTGYRFLKEAVAEFYKREHDVDLDPDTEVAVLFGAKTGLVEISECLLNAGDVALLPDPGYPDYMSGIALANADTALMPLLEENDFLPDYGKINAETLDRAKLLFLNYPNNPTSATASSSFFDETVDVAKKHNICVVHDFAYGAIGFDGEKPRSFLQSEGAKDVGVEMYTLSKTYNMAGWRVGFAVGNASVIESLNLIQDHLYVSLFGAIQQAAAKALTGDQSAVHDLVVTYEKRRDTFIGALNNIGWKVPSSKGTFFVWLPVPKGYTSEEFADLLLDKARVVTAPGNGFGASGEGYLRVGLLASEERLLEAVRRIDQLQLFD, from the coding sequence ATGCATAAATTTGAACGATCTGAATCTTTAAAGAGGCTGCCCGAGCAGTTTTTTGCCCGGTTGGCTCAACAAGTCCAGGAGCTGAAGAGCCAAGGATATGACTTAATCAACTTAGGCCAAGGGAATCCTGATCTTCCTACACCTGGTCATATTGTGGATGAGTTGAAAAAATCAGCTGATAATCCTTTGTATCATAAGTATTCCCCTTTTACAGGTTATCGCTTTTTAAAGGAAGCGGTTGCGGAGTTTTACAAGCGTGAGCACGATGTTGATTTAGATCCGGATACTGAAGTTGCTGTTTTATTTGGTGCGAAAACAGGACTTGTTGAAATCAGCGAGTGTTTACTTAATGCGGGGGATGTAGCATTGCTCCCGGACCCAGGGTATCCTGATTACATGTCCGGGATTGCGCTCGCCAATGCAGATACTGCTTTGATGCCTCTTCTTGAGGAGAATGATTTTTTACCTGACTATGGGAAAATCAATGCGGAAACGCTTGACCGTGCTAAGTTACTTTTCTTAAATTACCCTAACAATCCGACTTCAGCAACGGCGAGTAGTTCTTTTTTTGACGAGACAGTGGATGTGGCTAAGAAGCATAATATTTGCGTTGTGCATGACTTTGCCTATGGCGCAATTGGCTTTGATGGGGAGAAACCGCGGAGCTTTTTACAGTCAGAAGGTGCAAAGGACGTTGGCGTTGAAATGTATACCTTGTCTAAAACCTACAACATGGCGGGGTGGCGCGTCGGATTTGCTGTTGGGAACGCATCTGTGATTGAAAGCTTGAATCTCATTCAGGACCACCTTTATGTAAGTTTGTTTGGCGCGATTCAGCAAGCGGCAGCAAAGGCGTTAACTGGTGACCAGAGCGCGGTTCACGATCTTGTAGTGACGTATGAAAAAAGGCGGGATACATTCATTGGTGCGCTAAATAATATCGGCTGGAAGGTTCCTTCCTCAAAAGGGACTTTCTTTGTCTGGCTTCCCGTGCCAAAAGGGTACACTTCTGAAGAATTTGCCGACTTATTGTTGGACAAAGCGCGCGTAGTAACAGCTCCAGGCAACGGATTTGGTGCCAGCGGCGAAGGGTATTTGCGCGTGGGATTGCTTGCGAGCGAGGAACGTTTGCTCGAAGCGGTACGGCGGATTGATCAATTGCAGTTGTTTGACTGA
- a CDS encoding gamma-glutamyltransferase family protein, producing MRLRRVTNIIGTILIIFFLIAAFNEIEFPQEEGLQEDVELSEEEIAVGTEAYGISAAHPLAVDAGMTILKEGGNAADAFIAVSFMLNVVEPYGSGIGGGGSLLYFDPQISSVPSYIDYRETAPFNIATKEQYGSAFGIPGFLIGMSTMYDQYATGNFSFAELLQPAIDVAEEGFEVDRYLAGRFHHAQYRMNPAEIPHYYNGPETIQSGEVLVQTELAETLRTIQNIGPREYFLEQLAPAMEARYPGLLVSDFQQYEVKQPEPEMGEFQGFSVYSAPAPLAGPTFIQLLQAAEHLNLEEIRESAASDEAWYVTYTELMTRLQIEAYNDRLQFIADPDFHQGTEWESPFQDNLNRITSEEYAQEMAADALDGVIAEQMEDDAPAIENDHNNTSHFVVVDKEGRMISVTHTLSNFFGSGQYHAGFFLNDQLSNFNQSPESINRYEPGKRPRSFMAPSILVKEDLGVIGLGSPGGARIPNMLAQTMIQNQLFDFGFKSAIEQPRFHFDDRIDRTGEIGVFVDYKFPTNWQAELENRLNSNNEMEGWIVQEDSSDMFFGGIQAMIIDYNNNIIYGGADPRRGGKWEASDPEKEKEEEPEQNSLFDGEEENNNE from the coding sequence ATGCGCCTACGTAGAGTGACGAACATTATCGGAACCATTTTAATTATTTTCTTTTTAATTGCAGCCTTTAATGAAATTGAATTTCCTCAAGAAGAAGGACTTCAAGAAGACGTCGAATTGTCGGAAGAGGAAATTGCAGTTGGAACAGAAGCCTACGGAATTAGCGCCGCTCACCCTTTAGCGGTGGATGCAGGAATGACCATTTTAAAAGAAGGCGGCAATGCGGCTGACGCCTTTATTGCCGTGTCTTTTATGCTTAACGTCGTCGAACCATATGGATCGGGTATCGGAGGTGGCGGGTCGCTTCTTTATTTTGATCCTCAAATAAGTTCAGTGCCGAGTTATATCGACTACCGAGAAACCGCCCCTTTCAATATCGCAACAAAAGAACAATACGGCAGTGCTTTTGGGATACCTGGTTTTTTAATCGGCATGTCGACGATGTATGATCAATACGCCACTGGAAACTTCAGCTTCGCAGAGCTTTTACAGCCGGCAATTGATGTAGCTGAGGAAGGATTTGAAGTTGATCGTTATTTAGCAGGCAGGTTTCACCATGCTCAATACCGTATGAATCCTGCCGAAATTCCACACTATTATAATGGGCCAGAAACGATTCAATCCGGAGAAGTTCTCGTCCAAACAGAGCTTGCTGAAACGTTACGCACGATACAAAACATAGGCCCGCGTGAATATTTCTTAGAGCAGTTGGCACCGGCAATGGAAGCGCGCTATCCTGGACTATTAGTAAGTGATTTCCAGCAATACGAAGTTAAACAGCCAGAGCCAGAAATGGGAGAATTTCAAGGCTTTAGTGTCTATAGTGCACCAGCTCCTTTAGCTGGGCCGACATTTATCCAACTCTTGCAAGCAGCAGAACATCTTAACTTAGAGGAAATAAGAGAAAGTGCCGCAAGCGATGAAGCGTGGTATGTCACCTACACAGAACTCATGACAAGGCTCCAAATTGAAGCTTATAATGACCGACTTCAATTTATTGCAGATCCCGACTTTCACCAAGGAACAGAGTGGGAAAGTCCATTTCAGGATAACCTTAACCGAATCACCTCAGAGGAGTACGCACAGGAAATGGCAGCTGATGCTTTGGACGGCGTAATCGCCGAACAAATGGAAGATGACGCTCCTGCAATAGAAAATGACCATAACAACACGAGTCATTTCGTCGTGGTGGACAAAGAAGGACGAATGATTTCTGTCACGCATACGCTAAGTAACTTCTTTGGATCCGGTCAATACCACGCGGGCTTCTTCTTAAATGACCAATTAAGCAACTTTAACCAATCTCCGGAGTCGATTAACCGTTATGAGCCAGGAAAACGGCCTCGTAGTTTTATGGCGCCTTCGATTTTGGTCAAAGAAGACTTAGGTGTCATTGGTTTAGGATCGCCAGGTGGAGCACGAATTCCGAATATGCTGGCACAAACGATGATTCAAAATCAATTATTTGACTTTGGATTTAAATCCGCAATTGAACAACCGAGATTTCATTTTGATGACCGAATCGATCGAACCGGTGAAATCGGTGTTTTTGTAGACTACAAATTTCCAACAAATTGGCAGGCTGAACTCGAAAACAGGTTAAACAGCAATAATGAAATGGAAGGGTGGATTGTCCAAGAAGATTCAAGTGACATGTTCTTCGGCGGAATCCAAGCAATGATTATCGATTACAACAACAATATCATTTACGGTGGCGCTGACCCTCGCCGTGGTGGAAAATGGGAAGCCAGTGACCCGGAAAAAGAGAAGGAAGAAGAACCAGAGCAAAACAGCTTGTTCGATGGAGAGGAGGAAAACAACAATGAATAA
- a CDS encoding CapA family protein, translating into MSKRYLTNKEKLLALTKKHKAKVDKHAFVFLLALTLLLAAGHFVSFAQVPDVKKDEDAIFTGTVVGDIMLGRHVEEVTKRKGFDALFEFTKPYFQASEYVSGNFKQTIIDVPPESMEDVNGDSLENMTENENKPINFSTSYESVQALVDQGFTNMNLANNNQFDYNYLGFRNTLNVFDEYEGEIDYVGAGVNTEQAMAPSIQEANGVTVATIGFTDVYAPNHAVDQDRSGVLTTRRLADVYEAVRVAEEQADFVIVHAHWGENFNSSMFSRQRELAHYLVDLGADLIVGHYPHVISPIEIYNDTPVLYSVGNFISDQGWSRTTDALITQFKLFEDGRKRLEFSPMIIREATPLPAIKPFSIIQQQRIFRTLTKGLDDDVNTWREGGTLYLEIDG; encoded by the coding sequence ATGTCAAAACGATACTTAACAAATAAAGAAAAACTGCTAGCCTTAACAAAAAAACATAAAGCAAAAGTGGACAAGCATGCCTTTGTGTTTCTTCTCGCTTTGACACTCTTACTAGCAGCAGGCCATTTCGTAAGCTTTGCCCAAGTACCTGATGTAAAAAAAGACGAGGACGCTATTTTTACCGGAACGGTAGTAGGTGACATTATGCTTGGTCGACACGTGGAGGAAGTGACGAAACGAAAAGGTTTCGATGCTTTGTTCGAATTCACTAAACCTTATTTTCAAGCTTCAGAATATGTGAGTGGGAATTTTAAGCAAACAATTATCGATGTGCCACCAGAATCGATGGAAGATGTGAATGGAGATTCCCTCGAAAACATGACAGAAAACGAGAACAAGCCAATTAACTTTTCGACGTCATATGAAAGTGTCCAGGCACTGGTTGACCAGGGCTTTACAAACATGAACTTAGCCAATAACAATCAGTTTGACTATAATTACCTCGGTTTTCGCAATACGTTAAACGTTTTTGATGAATATGAAGGTGAGATAGATTACGTCGGAGCAGGTGTGAATACAGAGCAAGCGATGGCTCCATCAATTCAAGAGGCAAACGGAGTGACGGTGGCGACAATCGGATTTACCGATGTTTATGCCCCAAACCATGCAGTAGACCAGGATCGATCAGGAGTGCTTACGACCCGAAGATTGGCTGATGTTTATGAGGCGGTTCGAGTCGCGGAGGAACAGGCCGATTTTGTTATCGTTCATGCCCATTGGGGTGAAAACTTCAACAGCTCCATGTTCTCAAGGCAAAGAGAACTCGCTCACTATCTAGTTGACTTAGGAGCGGATTTAATCGTCGGTCACTACCCCCATGTAATCAGTCCGATTGAAATTTATAACGATACGCCCGTTTTGTACAGTGTCGGAAATTTCATATCAGATCAAGGTTGGTCGAGAACAACAGATGCTTTGATTACACAGTTTAAATTGTTTGAAGACGGTCGAAAACGACTAGAATTTTCCCCAATGATCATTCGTGAAGCGACCCCGCTTCCGGCCATTAAACCATTCAGCATAATCCAGCAACAGCGGATTTTTCGAACCTTGACAAAGGGGCTAGATGATGACGTAAATACGTGGAGAGAAGGTGGAACGCTTTACCTTGAAATTGATGGTTAG
- the pgsC gene encoding poly-gamma-glutamate biosynthesis protein PgsC, whose translation MFGADLYITLVVGIVLSLIYAEKAGALPAGIIVPGYLALIFDQPFFLMSIFFISCAIYFLVVHVFSRFTILYGRRKFAAMLLTGVVMKLAFDYFYPVFPFEIYELRGIGVIVPGLIANSFEKQGVYITVTSTMVLSGLTFLIMTIYYML comes from the coding sequence TTGTTTGGAGCCGATTTATATATCACCTTAGTTGTCGGAATTGTACTCAGTTTAATTTATGCAGAAAAAGCAGGGGCCTTACCAGCTGGAATTATCGTACCTGGTTATTTAGCACTCATTTTTGATCAGCCATTTTTCTTAATGTCGATCTTTTTTATTAGCTGTGCTATTTATTTTTTAGTAGTCCATGTTTTTTCGCGTTTCACAATTCTTTATGGCCGCCGAAAATTTGCAGCCATGCTGTTAACCGGTGTTGTTATGAAGTTGGCATTTGACTATTTTTACCCCGTATTCCCCTTTGAAATTTATGAATTGCGTGGGATTGGGGTTATTGTCCCTGGACTTATCGCTAACTCGTTTGAAAAGCAAGGGGTTTATATTACAGTAACAAGCACGATGGTTTTAAGCGGTTTAACCTTTTTAATTATGACGATTTACTACATGCTTTAA
- the pgsB gene encoding poly-gamma-glutamate synthase PgsB: MLLIPISCVLLFILGVMERKRHQRHVDNIPIRININGVRGKSTVTRLITGIMVEAGYKTIGKTTGTQARMIYNDREDPIIRDPEGPNIREQLKVMKRVSEEGTKVLVSECMAVNPDYQKVFQDIMLQANIGVIVNVLEDHMDVLGPTIDDVAQSFTATIPYNGHLIINDGPYKDFFHEIAANRNTEVIVADASQVSEDYLRKFDYMMFPDNAALPLAVAEALDIKRDTALKGMLNAPPDPGAMRILKMGDIDQPSYFFNGFAANDPSSTLNIWKRVKELGFPAEHPIVIMNCRKDRVERSEQFARDVLPNLDIGTLVVIGDLTSPIEQAYQDGTIEADDFVNLEGKGTDEIYAALRERMNRSSIFGVGNIHGAAEPLVERIQAEQHEEHAS, translated from the coding sequence ATGTTATTAATTCCTATCTCTTGCGTGCTTTTATTTATATTAGGTGTCATGGAGCGGAAAAGACACCAGCGTCATGTCGATAATATTCCGATTCGTATAAATATAAACGGTGTGAGGGGGAAATCAACTGTCACAAGGCTCATCACTGGCATTATGGTGGAAGCGGGATATAAAACCATCGGCAAAACGACGGGGACTCAAGCAAGGATGATTTATAACGACCGGGAAGACCCGATCATTCGCGACCCTGAAGGCCCGAATATTCGTGAGCAGCTGAAAGTAATGAAACGAGTCTCTGAAGAGGGAACAAAAGTGCTCGTCAGCGAGTGTATGGCCGTTAATCCTGATTATCAAAAAGTATTTCAAGACATTATGCTCCAAGCAAATATTGGTGTCATTGTTAATGTATTAGAAGATCACATGGACGTCTTAGGGCCGACAATTGATGATGTAGCGCAATCATTCACTGCAACTATTCCTTATAACGGTCACCTTATTATTAATGACGGTCCTTATAAAGACTTTTTTCACGAAATAGCAGCAAACCGGAACACAGAAGTGATTGTTGCTGATGCTTCTCAAGTGAGTGAAGATTATTTACGCAAATTTGATTATATGATGTTTCCGGATAATGCTGCTCTACCTTTAGCGGTTGCCGAAGCTCTTGATATAAAGCGAGATACGGCGTTAAAAGGGATGCTAAATGCCCCACCAGATCCCGGTGCCATGCGAATTCTGAAAATGGGTGATATTGATCAGCCTTCCTATTTTTTCAATGGATTCGCAGCCAATGATCCTTCCTCAACTTTAAACATTTGGAAACGAGTGAAAGAACTCGGCTTTCCAGCAGAGCATCCGATTGTAATTATGAACTGTCGAAAAGATCGAGTTGAGCGCTCGGAACAGTTTGCACGGGACGTATTACCTAACCTTGATATCGGTACTCTTGTTGTCATTGGTGACTTAACGTCCCCCATTGAGCAAGCTTACCAGGATGGAACGATTGAAGCTGATGACTTTGTAAACTTAGAAGGAAAAGGAACCGATGAGATTTACGCTGCTCTTAGGGAACGTATGAATCGCTCATCGATTTTTGGTGTAGGTAATATTCACGGTGCTGCTGAACCTCTTGTCGAACGCATCCAAGCGGAACAACACGAAGAGCATGCATCATAG
- a CDS encoding peptidoglycan-binding protein yields MKKVVLSVVLAGGLFVTPTIADAALGDQTLREGMRHGDVEELQEFLRSEGYFTFHTSTGYFGEITRSAVRDYQRDSGIAVDGIAGPQTFSSMGVTGATASSGSGDWITYESTLRQGARGASVRNLQDALNSVGHSAGSTDGIFGPKTADAVRSFQRAEGIAVDGIAGPQTYRALNGNSVVKSESTSSNNNSSSGSSSSSSVDSLISTAQSLTGTPYVWGGTSPSGFDCSGFLQYVFNQNGKSIPRTVASIHSASTSVSSPQRGDIVFFETYTSGPSHAGIYLGNGQFIHSGSSTGVTVSDKNTSYWSQRYLGAGRM; encoded by the coding sequence ATGAAAAAGGTTGTATTAAGTGTAGTTTTAGCAGGCGGGCTTTTCGTAACGCCAACGATCGCAGACGCTGCTTTAGGAGATCAAACGTTACGTGAAGGCATGAGACATGGAGATGTTGAAGAGTTACAAGAGTTTTTACGTTCTGAAGGATATTTCACATTTCATACATCAACGGGGTACTTTGGAGAAATCACTCGATCAGCAGTACGTGATTATCAACGTGATTCAGGGATCGCAGTCGATGGCATTGCTGGTCCTCAAACATTTAGTTCAATGGGTGTAACTGGTGCAACAGCATCTTCCGGATCTGGTGACTGGATTACATATGAGAGTACTTTACGTCAAGGCGCACGAGGAGCAAGTGTACGTAACTTACAAGATGCGTTAAATTCTGTAGGACATAGTGCTGGATCTACAGATGGCATTTTTGGACCTAAAACAGCAGATGCGGTACGTAGCTTCCAACGCGCGGAAGGAATTGCAGTGGACGGTATTGCTGGTCCTCAAACATATCGTGCGTTAAATGGAAATTCTGTTGTAAAATCTGAATCAACATCAAGCAACAATAATAGCTCTAGTGGGTCTTCTAGCAGCAGCAGTGTGGACAGCTTGATTTCTACAGCGCAAAGCTTAACAGGAACACCTTACGTGTGGGGTGGGACAAGCCCATCTGGATTTGACTGCAGTGGGTTCTTACAATATGTCTTTAATCAAAACGGTAAAAGCATTCCACGTACAGTAGCTAGCATCCACAGCGCAAGCACATCCGTTTCTTCACCACAACGCGGTGACATTGTATTTTTTGAAACTTATACTTCAGGTCCATCTCACGCAGGGATCTACTTAGGAAATGGTCAGTTTATCCATTCAGGATCTTCTACAGGTGTAACAGTTTCTGACAAGAACACTTCTTACTGGAGCCAGCGCTACCTTGGCGCAGGGCGCATGTAA
- a CDS encoding peptidoglycan-binding protein — translation MSVLSSKKAVVTASVAVAGVVFASPASTEASFGERTLHFGMSNDDVKALQETLKEKGFFDYHTATGNYLEITRKAVTDFQKANGLTADGIAGPKTFGALKDGNASSESSNDGSSDSNSKAVPDTHLLRQGTSGNAVTLLQEKLNDLGYLSASPTGNFGSQTKEAVTAYQKAHSLQIDGIAGPQTIGRINEGNSKKHSPETPSSSESSSSGNESSSGNSSSSLPSSGILRFNDRNTSVGALQEHLKKHGFYDHSVTNIYGTKTRDAVRKFQKEAAIQVDGIAGPQTFKALKSWNGTSGSGNSGSSGNSGDSSNSNSGSTLMVGSEGGAVTELQNQLKTLGLFNVTPTGYYGSITKESVKKFQKQWNLVADGIATKATRDKLEEVSSIHKEDAGSGSSSGSFEVMNLIADASNYIGVPYVWGGVSPSGFDCSGFIQYVFKQNGKNVPRTAAQQYNFGKSVSTPKVGDVVFFETYTSGPSHNGIYIGNNQFIHSGSSTGVTIANLNTNYWNSRYLGAKRLH, via the coding sequence ATGTCAGTATTGTCGTCGAAAAAAGCGGTCGTAACCGCATCCGTGGCTGTTGCAGGAGTAGTATTTGCCTCTCCAGCATCTACTGAAGCATCGTTTGGGGAAAGAACGTTACATTTTGGAATGAGCAATGACGATGTAAAAGCACTTCAGGAGACGTTGAAGGAAAAAGGATTCTTTGATTATCACACGGCAACAGGAAACTATCTTGAAATTACTAGAAAAGCCGTTACTGACTTTCAAAAAGCGAATGGACTCACAGCTGATGGTATTGCTGGTCCGAAAACATTCGGAGCACTGAAAGATGGCAATGCTAGCTCAGAGTCATCCAATGACGGCTCCTCAGATAGTAATAGCAAAGCGGTTCCCGATACTCATTTGCTGCGTCAAGGTACTTCAGGAAATGCTGTTACCTTGCTCCAGGAAAAATTAAATGATCTCGGATACCTCTCTGCTTCACCAACCGGCAATTTCGGTTCACAAACAAAAGAAGCTGTCACGGCCTATCAAAAAGCACATTCGCTTCAAATTGATGGTATCGCCGGACCACAAACGATCGGGCGTATAAATGAAGGAAACAGTAAAAAGCATAGTCCGGAAACACCGTCATCTTCTGAATCTTCAAGTTCAGGAAATGAATCCTCATCCGGCAACTCAAGCTCATCGCTTCCTTCTAGCGGAATTCTACGCTTTAATGACCGCAACACGTCAGTCGGTGCATTACAAGAGCATCTGAAAAAGCATGGATTTTACGATCATAGTGTGACAAACATCTATGGCACGAAGACAAGAGACGCTGTAAGAAAGTTTCAAAAAGAAGCAGCTATTCAAGTTGATGGCATTGCGGGTCCACAAACCTTTAAAGCATTAAAAAGCTGGAATGGCACAAGCGGTAGTGGGAACTCAGGCTCATCTGGTAACAGCGGCGACTCTTCCAACTCGAACTCCGGTAGCACTTTAATGGTCGGGTCAGAGGGCGGAGCCGTAACAGAGCTTCAAAATCAGTTGAAAACGCTAGGTTTATTTAATGTAACACCTACAGGCTATTACGGATCGATTACTAAAGAGTCCGTGAAGAAATTTCAGAAACAGTGGAATCTCGTAGCAGACGGTATTGCCACAAAGGCTACAAGAGATAAATTAGAAGAAGTTTCAAGTATCCATAAAGAAGACGCGGGTAGTGGCTCCTCGTCAGGAAGCTTTGAAGTCATGAACCTGATTGCTGATGCTTCTAACTATATTGGCGTCCCTTACGTTTGGGGAGGCGTATCTCCATCCGGTTTTGACTGTAGTGGATTTATTCAATACGTCTTTAAACAGAATGGTAAAAATGTACCTAGAACAGCCGCACAACAGTACAATTTTGGTAAAAGTGTAAGCACTCCAAAAGTGGGTGATGTCGTTTTTTTCGAAACCTATACATCAGGCCCTTCACATAACGGAATATACATTGGAAACAATCAATTTATCCATAGTGGATCATCAACTGGCGTCACCATTGCCAATTTGAATACAAACTATTGGAATTCACGCTATTTAGGCGCAAAACGATTGCATTAA
- a CDS encoding DNA primase — MKKKLMLSVLSGVLTVGVLAACGDAEQDPVEDDMGDDTGIEEDADLEDDGMDDDDLGDDEFEEDDEFGDDEDDEFDIDDEEEDM; from the coding sequence ATGAAAAAGAAGCTTATGCTTTCAGTACTTTCAGGAGTATTAACAGTTGGTGTTCTTGCAGCATGTGGAGACGCTGAACAAGACCCAGTAGAAGACGACATGGGTGACGACACTGGTATCGAAGAAGATGCTGACTTAGAAGATGACGGCATGGATGACGATGACCTAGGTGACGACGAATTTGAAGAAGACGATGAGTTCGGCGACGATGAAGACGACGAGTTTGACATTGACGACGAAGAAGAAGATATGTAA